The Coffea arabica cultivar ET-39 chromosome 8e, Coffea Arabica ET-39 HiFi, whole genome shotgun sequence genome window below encodes:
- the LOC113704741 gene encoding uncharacterized protein, with product MVAGDFNVISKYSEQSGRTFSNEHNIEEFNDTMFNCGLVEVDFDGSPFTWTNGTMWQRLDRALVKETWSNMFGVTKVSHLVRGFLIPFSQYLGKTPDLFGNDTRSLARTNTARGMHGFFRKLVHTKTKFRQWNAQCFGNIAQAVKLAEEKLHQCESEFQLRRDDVSKSKAWATFTLALAVEDEFWRQKSAIKWIQVGDANTRFFHSVVKQRRNANFIFRIKRDNGHWIEDESRIKDLAT from the exons ATGGTGGCAGGTGACTTCAATGTCATTTCCAAATATAGTGAACAGTCTGGGAGGACCTTTTCTAATGAACACAACATAGAGGAGTTTAATGACACCATGTTTAACTGTGGGTTGGTTGAAGTTGACTTCGATGGTTCACCTTTTACTTGGACGAACGGCACTATGTGGCAGCGCCTGGACAGGGCACTAGTCAAGGAAACTTGGTCGAATATGTTTGGAGTAACTAAAGTATCCCACTTGGTCCGTG GGTTCCTCATTCCGTTTTCTCAATATCTGGGAAAAACACCTGACCTTTTTGGAAACGATACAAGAAGCTTGGCAAGAACCAATACAGCTAGGGGAATGCATGGTTTCTTCAGAAAATTGGTCCATACCAAAACAAAATTTCGGCAGTGGAATGCCCAATGTTTTGGTAATATCGCACAAGCGGTAAAGCTGGCCGAGGAGAAGTTACATCAATGCGAGTCTGAGTTTCAGCTACGGCGGGATGATGTTTCGAAGTCCAAGGCTTGGGCAACATTTACTCTGGCTTTGGCTGTAGAAGATGAATTTTGGAGACAAAAATCGGCTATAAAATGGATCCAGGTGGGAGATGCCAATACGCGATTTTTCCATTCTGTGGTCAAGCAGAGGCGAAATGCTAATTTTATTTTCCGTATTAAAAGGGATAATGGTCATTGGATTGAAGATGAGTCGAGAATTAAGGATTTAGCAACCTAA